A single window of Rhizobium sp. SL42 DNA harbors:
- the serS gene encoding serine--tRNA ligase, producing the protein MLDIKWIRDNPEALDAALAKRGAEPLSASLIALDEKRRSVVQSLQDMQSRRNAASKEIGAAMGQKDMALADRLKAEVAHLKDTMPAAEEDERRLNAELSDALSRIPNIPHDDVPVGKDENDNVVTRMTGQKPGWNHPAKEHYEIGEALGFMDFERATKLSGSRFTVLTGPLARLERALGQFMIDLHTSEHGYTEVSSPLMVRAETLYGTGNLPKFEEDLFKTTDGRYLIPTAEVTLTNLVAGEILDQEKLPLRFTALTPSFRSEAGSAGRDTRGMLRQHQFWKCELVSITDAESSIAEHERMTACAEEVLKRLGLHFRTLTLCTGDMGFGSRKTYDLEVWLPGQNTYREISSCSVCGDFQARRMNARYRGKDGKGTTFVHTLNGSGTAVGRCLIAVMENYLNEDGSITIPDVLLPYMGGLTKIEKAN; encoded by the coding sequence ATGCTCGATATCAAGTGGATCCGTGACAATCCCGAGGCTCTCGATGCTGCGCTGGCCAAGCGCGGCGCCGAGCCGCTGTCCGCCAGCCTGATCGCCCTGGATGAAAAGCGCCGCTCCGTCGTGCAGTCGCTGCAGGACATGCAGTCGCGCCGCAACGCCGCCTCCAAGGAGATCGGGGCCGCGATGGGCCAGAAGGACATGGCGCTGGCCGACAGGCTGAAGGCCGAGGTGGCGCATCTGAAGGATACGATGCCGGCAGCCGAAGAGGATGAGCGCCGGTTGAACGCCGAGCTTTCGGACGCCCTGTCGCGCATTCCCAACATTCCGCACGATGACGTGCCAGTCGGCAAGGACGAAAACGACAACGTCGTTACCCGCATGACCGGCCAGAAGCCGGGTTGGAACCATCCGGCGAAGGAGCACTACGAGATCGGCGAAGCGCTCGGCTTTATGGATTTTGAACGTGCCACCAAGCTGTCGGGCTCGCGCTTCACCGTGCTGACCGGGCCTTTGGCCAGGCTGGAACGGGCTCTCGGCCAGTTCATGATCGACCTGCACACCAGCGAACATGGCTATACGGAGGTGTCGTCGCCGCTGATGGTGCGCGCCGAAACGCTCTACGGTACCGGCAATCTGCCGAAATTCGAGGAAGACCTGTTCAAGACCACCGATGGTCGCTACCTGATTCCGACAGCCGAAGTGACGCTGACCAATCTCGTCGCCGGGGAAATTCTCGATCAGGAAAAGCTGCCGCTGCGTTTCACGGCACTCACGCCGTCCTTCCGCTCGGAAGCAGGCTCGGCCGGTCGCGACACGCGCGGCATGCTGCGCCAGCACCAGTTCTGGAAATGCGAACTCGTCTCGATCACCGATGCGGAGAGTTCGATTGCCGAGCACGAGCGCATGACGGCCTGCGCCGAAGAGGTGTTGAAGCGCCTCGGTCTGCATTTCCGCACGCTGACGCTGTGCACCGGCGACATGGGCTTTGGTTCGCGCAAGACCTATGACCTCGAAGTCTGGCTGCCGGGGCAGAACACCTATCGCGAAATCTCGTCCTGCTCGGTCTGCGGTGATTTCCAGGCGCGGCGCATGAATGCACGCTATCGCGGCAAGGACGGCAAGGGTACCACCTTCGTGCACACGCTGAACGGCTCGGGCACGGCAGTCGGTCGCTGCCTGATCGCGGTCATGGAGAACTATCTCAACGAGGATGGCTCGATCACTATTCCCGACGTGCTGCTGCCCTACATGGGCGGTCTGACGAAAATCGAAAAGGCCAACTGA
- the scpB gene encoding SMC-Scp complex subunit ScpB, with translation MSGSDQSDFIDDQDSESSRQTADPQRAFDEREALRIAEALVFASAEPVSTHFIAERLPRDIDAGKILHRLKDDYASRGVNLVQVDDYWAFRTAADLSFAIRNEETEVKKLSRAALEVLSIIAYHQPVTRAEIEDIRGVQTSRGTLDVLMEAGWVRFRGRRRSPGRPVTLGTTRDFLDHFGLEELRDLPGLEELKGAGLLSGRIPSNFNIPLPFGGDDLTEEEDPITQLDLEELGLLTPGGEAEE, from the coding sequence ATGAGCGGCAGTGACCAGAGCGATTTCATCGATGACCAGGATTCGGAGAGTAGCAGGCAGACCGCCGATCCGCAGCGGGCTTTCGACGAGCGCGAGGCGCTGCGTATCGCCGAAGCGCTGGTGTTTGCCTCCGCCGAACCGGTATCGACCCATTTCATCGCCGAGCGACTGCCGCGCGATATCGACGCAGGCAAGATCCTCCATCGCCTGAAGGACGACTATGCCAGCCGCGGCGTCAATCTGGTTCAGGTGGACGACTATTGGGCGTTCCGCACGGCAGCCGACCTGTCCTTTGCCATTCGCAACGAAGAGACAGAGGTCAAGAAGCTGTCGCGCGCGGCCTTGGAAGTGCTGTCGATCATCGCCTATCATCAGCCGGTGACGCGGGCGGAAATCGAGGATATCCGCGGCGTCCAGACCTCCAGGGGGACGCTGGACGTTCTGATGGAGGCGGGCTGGGTGCGGTTTCGCGGCCGTCGCCGATCGCCGGGTCGGCCGGTGACGCTCGGCACCACGCGTGATTTTCTCGATCATTTCGGTCTGGAGGAGCTGCGAGACCTGCCGGGGCTCGAGGAACTCAAGGGTGCCGGTCTCCTGTCCGGGCGCATCCCGTCGAATTTCAATATTCCGCTTCCGTTCGGTGGTGATGACCTCACCGAAGAGGAGGATCCGATCACACAGCTTGATCTCGAGGAACTCGGCCTCTTGACTCCGGGCGGTGAAGCAGAGGAATAG
- a CDS encoding twin-arginine translocase TatA/TatE family subunit: protein MGSFSLWHWIIVLAIVLLLFGRGKIPELMGDVAKGIKSFKKGISDEDEQDTASSTSTTPGATTAKTVDHKADETK, encoded by the coding sequence ATGGGTTCTTTCAGCTTGTGGCACTGGATCATCGTCCTGGCGATTGTCCTTCTGCTGTTCGGTCGTGGCAAGATTCCGGAACTCATGGGCGACGTTGCGAAGGGCATCAAGAGCTTCAAGAAGGGCATCAGCGACGAGGACGAGCAGGATACGGCATCCTCGACTTCGACCACGCCCGGTGCGACCACCGCGAAGACTGTCGACCACAAGGCCGACGAGACCAAGTAA
- a CDS encoding ABC transporter ATP-binding protein — protein MTPARSQHGDGQRTAGVTFAARLTFEDIHHRYHGKDTIRGVTLTAEPGEVLCLLGPSGSGKTTLLRIAAGIEAQTSGRLLINDSEVAGPSGFLPPEKRGIGLMFQDFALFPHMSVLDNVRFGLTAMPSKDAVSEAMLALERVGLSHYADKYPHALSGGEQQRVALARALAPRPSVLLMDEPFSGLDSRLKDTIRADTLDILRESRATAVVVTHDAEEAMRMADRIALLRDGQLVQVGSSDDLYRRPRDLFAAAFFSEINEFTGTVAGGRVETPLGAASAAGFVEGSDVSIAVRLSGLSVRESGGSIPARILARRFLGVVELLDLAIPGTERPVRARIRADLLSPAIRDVSIAVDPRDILVFEKSIETPYIGETQI, from the coding sequence ATGACCCCAGCGAGAAGCCAGCATGGAGACGGACAGCGCACGGCCGGTGTAACCTTTGCCGCGCGCCTGACCTTTGAGGACATCCACCACCGCTATCACGGCAAGGACACGATCCGCGGCGTCACGCTGACGGCGGAGCCGGGCGAGGTCCTGTGTCTGCTCGGACCATCCGGATCGGGCAAGACGACGCTGCTGCGCATCGCCGCCGGCATCGAGGCGCAGACCAGCGGCCGGCTGTTGATCAATGACAGCGAAGTGGCTGGTCCGTCGGGCTTCCTGCCGCCGGAAAAGCGTGGCATCGGTTTGATGTTTCAGGATTTCGCCCTGTTTCCCCATATGAGCGTTCTGGACAATGTCCGCTTTGGCCTGACGGCCATGCCGTCGAAGGATGCCGTGTCCGAGGCGATGCTGGCACTCGAGCGGGTAGGGCTGTCGCACTATGCCGACAAATATCCGCATGCGCTGTCGGGCGGCGAGCAGCAGCGTGTGGCGCTGGCCCGCGCTCTGGCGCCGCGTCCGAGCGTTCTGTTGATGGACGAGCCTTTTTCCGGTCTCGACTCGCGTCTGAAGGACACAATTCGGGCCGATACATTGGATATCCTGCGCGAGAGCAGGGCGACCGCCGTGGTGGTGACCCATGACGCCGAGGAAGCCATGCGCATGGCGGACCGGATCGCGCTATTGCGCGACGGTCAACTGGTCCAGGTCGGATCCTCCGACGATCTCTATCGGCGACCGCGTGATCTGTTTGCCGCAGCCTTCTTTTCGGAAATCAATGAATTTACCGGAACGGTTGCGGGCGGCAGGGTGGAGACGCCGCTGGGTGCTGCTTCTGCCGCCGGGTTCGTGGAGGGCAGCGACGTGTCGATCGCCGTCAGGTTGTCCGGTCTTTCGGTACGTGAAAGCGGCGGCTCGATCCCGGCCCGTATCCTTGCCCGTCGCTTCCTCGGCGTGGTTGAACTTCTCGACCTCGCCATACCGGGCACGGAGCGTCCGGTAAGGGCACGCATCCGCGCCGATCTGTTATCCCCAGCTATCAGGGATGTGAGTATCGCAGTCGATCCCCGAGACATTTTGGTGTTTGAAAAATCGATAGAAACCCCCTACATCGGGGAAACGCAAATCTAA
- the tatC gene encoding twin-arginine translocase subunit TatC — protein MSGEIEDKPQPLIEHLIELRSRLIWAIGAFFLAFIVCFFFAKQLFNLLVIPYKWAVLWAGLDLSKAELIYTAPQEFFFTQVKVAAFGAMVIAFPVIASQVYKFVAPGLYKNERQAFLPFLVASPLLFLLGASLVYFFFTPMVMWFFLAMQQAPGEGEVAISLMPKVSEYLSLIMTLVFSFGLVFQLPVVTTLLARVGIIESQWLAEKRKYFIVIAFVVAAVLTPPDPLSQIGLALPTILLYEISIYAARIVERNRAKTTAVEAALNETE, from the coding sequence ATGAGCGGCGAAATCGAAGACAAGCCGCAGCCGTTGATCGAACACCTGATCGAGTTGCGCTCAAGGCTCATCTGGGCGATCGGTGCGTTCTTCCTGGCCTTCATCGTCTGTTTCTTCTTCGCAAAGCAGCTCTTCAACCTGCTGGTCATTCCCTATAAATGGGCTGTTCTCTGGGCGGGCCTCGATCTTTCCAAGGCAGAGCTGATCTACACGGCGCCGCAGGAATTCTTCTTCACCCAGGTCAAGGTCGCGGCCTTTGGCGCCATGGTCATCGCTTTCCCGGTGATCGCATCGCAGGTCTACAAGTTTGTCGCCCCCGGCCTCTACAAGAACGAACGCCAGGCGTTCCTGCCGTTCCTCGTTGCCTCTCCCTTGCTGTTTCTTCTGGGAGCCTCGCTGGTCTATTTCTTCTTCACCCCGATGGTGATGTGGTTCTTCCTCGCCATGCAGCAGGCACCGGGCGAGGGCGAAGTGGCCATTTCGCTGATGCCGAAGGTTTCCGAATATCTCAGCCTGATCATGACGCTGGTCTTTTCCTTCGGCCTGGTTTTCCAGTTACCGGTGGTAACCACGCTCCTGGCGCGGGTCGGCATCATCGAAAGCCAGTGGCTTGCGGAGAAGCGCAAGTATTTCATCGTGATTGCCTTCGTGGTCGCTGCGGTTCTGACGCCGCCGGACCCGCTTTCCCAGATCGGTCTTGCGCTGCCAACGATCCTTCTCTACGAGATTTCCATCTATGCGGCGCGAATCGTCGAGCGCAATCGGGCCAAGACCACCGCTGTCGAGGCTGCCTTGAACGAGACGGAATAG
- a CDS encoding segregation and condensation protein A has translation MVRGPVLPTIVNRPSNAETPAPMPMDSLWQDNAEDRAVTDPALLIDVAGFEGPLDLLLFLARNQKVDLSRISVLALAEQYLQFVESARRIRLELAADYLVMAAWLAYLKSRLLIPQQAKDDGPSGEEMAATLAFRLKRLEAMRDAATRLINRNRLGRDVFARGAPEHVPRRTESAYEATLYDLLTAYASLRQRQAVTQVTIERRKVWSLVDARGMLTRMIGEIDDWTALEHYLLRYLPSEEERVTAIASSFAASLELVREGRLEIRQEGAFQPIFMRSGPKAQALKSVE, from the coding sequence ATGGTGCGCGGCCCGGTCCTCCCGACGATCGTCAATCGTCCGTCGAACGCCGAGACCCCGGCGCCGATGCCGATGGACAGTCTATGGCAGGACAATGCCGAGGACCGTGCTGTTACCGATCCTGCCCTTCTGATCGATGTTGCGGGCTTCGAAGGACCGCTCGACCTGCTGCTGTTTCTGGCGCGTAATCAGAAGGTCGACCTGTCGCGGATTTCCGTGCTGGCGCTGGCCGAGCAATATCTGCAGTTTGTCGAAAGCGCCCGACGTATCCGCCTTGAACTGGCGGCCGACTACCTCGTTATGGCGGCCTGGCTCGCCTATCTGAAGTCACGGCTGCTGATCCCGCAGCAGGCCAAGGACGACGGACCCTCGGGCGAAGAAATGGCCGCGACTCTGGCCTTCCGGCTGAAGCGGCTGGAGGCGATGCGTGATGCAGCCACGCGCCTGATCAACCGCAATCGGCTGGGACGTGACGTGTTCGCCCGCGGCGCGCCGGAACATGTGCCGCGCCGGACGGAGAGTGCCTATGAGGCCACGCTGTATGACCTTCTGACAGCCTACGCATCCCTGCGCCAGCGTCAGGCCGTTACGCAGGTGACGATCGAGCGCCGCAAGGTGTGGTCGCTCGTCGATGCGCGCGGCATGCTGACACGCATGATCGGCGAGATCGACGACTGGACGGCCCTGGAACACTATCTGCTGCGCTATCTGCCAAGCGAGGAAGAGCGCGTGACGGCTATAGCCAGTTCGTTTGCCGCCTCGCTGGAGCTGGTGCGCGAAGGACGGCTGGAGATCCGCCAGGAAGGCGCATTTCAGCCGATCTTCATGCGCAGTGGACCCAAGGCCCAAGCCCTGAAATCGGTGGAATGA
- the tatB gene encoding Sec-independent protein translocase protein TatB has product MLDIGWTELLVIAVVLIVVVGPKDLPPMIRAFGKMTKRLRQTAGEFRSQFDEALREAELDDLKKSVDDLRSLNPTNSLRDAINPLRQMGQDIKSDLQKASRVDTPSVSEKPAAVSHPAAASDVASAPVVEHSILPDLIAPTAPPADLAASTPPAAAAPATSSPAGIDQPVKKTASRKTASTTTAPATSATAVKSPKAKPAAKTAGKVAEPKVAAPKSGGSELAGPKTAEPVAAVTQAGTVAAPAAPRKPRKTKSEDRA; this is encoded by the coding sequence ATGCTGGATATTGGCTGGACCGAGCTGCTCGTCATCGCGGTAGTCCTGATCGTGGTGGTCGGTCCGAAGGACCTGCCGCCGATGATCCGCGCATTCGGCAAGATGACGAAGCGTCTTCGCCAGACGGCGGGCGAATTCCGCTCCCAGTTCGACGAAGCCCTGCGAGAGGCGGAACTCGACGATCTGAAGAAATCGGTCGATGATCTCCGCTCGCTCAATCCGACCAATTCCTTGCGCGACGCGATCAATCCGCTGCGCCAGATGGGCCAGGACATCAAGTCCGACCTGCAGAAGGCGAGCCGGGTGGATACGCCTTCTGTCTCCGAGAAGCCGGCAGCCGTAAGCCACCCTGCAGCCGCCAGCGACGTGGCCAGCGCGCCGGTCGTCGAACATTCGATCCTGCCGGACCTGATCGCGCCGACCGCGCCGCCTGCCGATCTTGCCGCGTCGACGCCACCGGCCGCCGCAGCGCCTGCCACCTCATCCCCGGCGGGCATTGATCAGCCGGTCAAGAAGACGGCGAGCCGCAAGACCGCATCAACGACGACGGCACCTGCAACTTCCGCAACGGCAGTCAAGTCTCCCAAGGCAAAGCCGGCGGCGAAGACCGCGGGCAAGGTGGCTGAACCCAAGGTCGCCGCCCCGAAGAGTGGCGGTTCGGAGTTGGCCGGACCGAAGACGGCGGAACCCGTCGCTGCCGTTACGCAAGCCGGAACGGTTGCAGCGCCTGCCGCCCCGCGCAAGCCCCGCAAGACCAAGAGTGAGGACCGTGCATGA
- the surE gene encoding 5'/3'-nucleotidase SurE: MRILLTNDDGIHAEGLAVLERIARTLSDDVWIVAPETDQSGLAHSLTLSEPLRLREVGEKRFALRGTPTDCVIMAIRKVLDRKPDLVLSGVNAGGNIADDVTYSGTVAGAIEGTVHGVRSFALSQVYDYVARTPVPWDVAETHAPDLIRKLSTVDLPPGTFLNLNFPCALPQEVAGVEVTGQGKLDFGLSVEERNDNRGVPYFWLQFGDRKGDFRAGTDLQAMREKKISVTPLKLDMTDYAVQDRVAAALGFGSGV; the protein is encoded by the coding sequence ATGCGTATTCTGCTGACCAACGACGATGGGATCCATGCCGAGGGTCTGGCCGTTCTCGAGCGGATCGCCCGCACGCTCTCCGACGACGTCTGGATCGTAGCGCCCGAGACGGATCAGAGTGGCCTTGCCCATTCGCTGACCCTGTCGGAGCCGCTGCGCTTGCGCGAAGTTGGCGAAAAGCGCTTTGCCCTGCGCGGCACGCCGACCGACTGCGTGATCATGGCGATCCGCAAGGTACTCGATCGCAAGCCGGATCTCGTGTTGTCGGGTGTCAATGCCGGCGGTAATATCGCCGATGACGTGACCTATTCGGGTACGGTGGCCGGCGCGATCGAGGGTACGGTGCATGGCGTACGATCTTTCGCGCTCTCCCAGGTTTATGACTACGTCGCCCGCACGCCAGTTCCGTGGGATGTGGCCGAAACCCATGCGCCTGATCTGATCCGCAAGCTGTCCACCGTCGATCTGCCGCCTGGGACCTTTCTCAACCTGAACTTCCCGTGCGCCTTGCCGCAGGAGGTTGCCGGTGTCGAGGTGACGGGGCAGGGCAAGCTTGATTTCGGCCTCAGCGTCGAAGAGCGAAACGACAATCGCGGCGTTCCCTATTTCTGGCTGCAGTTCGGCGATCGCAAGGGTGATTTCCGCGCCGGCACGGATCTGCAGGCGATGCGGGAAAAAAAGATTTCCGTGACGCCGCTCAAACTCGATATGACCGACTACGCGGTTCAGGACCGCGTGGCGGCAGCCCTCGGCTTCGGGAGCGGCGTGTGA
- the nagZ gene encoding beta-N-acetylhexosaminidase, whose product MNQTRTPSKSMILGCLGQRLTADEKAFYRDEQPWGFILFGRNIGEAGQIRDLVAEMRETVGGRNAPVLIDQEGGRVQRIRDPIAPRYPSGAMIGELYRVDAEKGLRAAWLLSRLHAFDLYRLGINVDCLPVLDVPVEGASNVIGDRAYATDPQIVAAIGQAAADGLKAGGVLPVMKHIPGHGRGMADSHHDLPVVTVPRADLEAHDFLPFKALRNELMAMSCHVVYSDIDPEHPASTSRIVTDEIIRGSIGFEGLLMSDDISMNALKGTIGERAERIAGVLDVILHCHGHMDEMQAVAAAASELSGAARARADAVEAAFTLPDDSDEQALRDEFASLLAVA is encoded by the coding sequence ATGAACCAGACACGCACCCCATCAAAATCCATGATCCTCGGATGCCTCGGCCAACGCCTGACGGCGGATGAAAAGGCATTCTATCGCGACGAGCAACCCTGGGGCTTCATCCTGTTCGGCCGCAATATTGGCGAGGCGGGACAGATCCGGGACCTTGTCGCGGAAATGCGCGAGACGGTTGGCGGGCGCAACGCGCCGGTTCTGATCGACCAGGAAGGCGGCCGTGTGCAGCGCATTCGCGATCCGATCGCGCCACGCTACCCGTCCGGCGCCATGATCGGCGAATTGTACCGTGTCGATGCGGAAAAGGGCCTTCGCGCCGCCTGGCTGCTGTCGCGTCTTCACGCTTTCGACCTTTACCGTCTCGGCATCAATGTCGATTGCCTGCCGGTTCTTGATGTACCGGTCGAGGGTGCCAGCAACGTGATCGGCGACCGCGCCTATGCGACTGATCCGCAGATCGTTGCCGCCATCGGGCAAGCGGCGGCCGATGGCCTGAAGGCCGGTGGCGTTCTGCCGGTGATGAAACATATTCCGGGCCATGGCCGCGGCATGGCCGACAGCCATCATGATCTACCGGTGGTCACGGTCCCGCGTGCCGACCTGGAAGCGCATGATTTCCTGCCATTCAAGGCGTTGCGCAACGAGTTGATGGCCATGAGCTGCCATGTGGTATATTCCGATATCGATCCGGAGCATCCGGCATCGACGTCGCGGATCGTCACCGACGAGATCATTCGCGGGTCTATCGGGTTTGAAGGGCTGCTGATGTCGGACGATATTTCGATGAACGCCCTGAAGGGTACGATCGGCGAGCGGGCTGAACGCATTGCTGGCGTGCTCGACGTCATCCTGCATTGCCATGGCCATATGGACGAAATGCAGGCGGTTGCCGCTGCAGCGTCCGAGCTGTCGGGTGCCGCGCGGGCAAGAGCCGATGCCGTCGAGGCGGCCTTCACACTGCCGGATGACAGCGACGAGCAGGCCTTGCGCGACGAGTTCGCATCGCTTTTGGCGGTTGCTTGA